A section of the Rattus norvegicus strain BN/NHsdMcwi chromosome 15, GRCr8, whole genome shotgun sequence genome encodes:
- the LOC120096907 gene encoding small integral membrane protein 14-like produces the protein MVEGGFDPCECICSHERAMRKFINLLRQSQSYCTNTECLRELPGPSGDSGISITVILMAWMVITVLLFLLRPPNLRGFSLPGKPSSPHSGQVPPAPPVG, from the coding sequence ATGGTTGAAGGGGGATTTGATCCCTGTGAATGTATTTGCTCTCATGAACGCGCTATGAGAAAATTCATCAATCTGCTCCGGCAGTCCCAGTCCTATTGCACCAACACAGAATGCCTTCGGGAATTGCCAGGGCCCTCAGGCGACAGTGGCATCAGCATCACTGTGATCTTGATGGCCTGGATGGTGATCACTGTGCTCCTCTTTCTACTGAGGCCTCCTAACCTGAGAGGCTTCAGCCTTCCTGGAAAGCCCTCCAGTCCTCACAGTGGACAGGTCCCGCCAGCCCCTCCTGTGGGCTAA